In one window of Candidatus Omnitrophota bacterium DNA:
- a CDS encoding radical SAM protein — protein MKDHEYAIFVIENKCNSKCNICWIEGADGALVDLHVISLSYFRKFLESIPKGRHSGVILSGGEVTLNEQLPEYASCARDYGYRNVMIQTNARALSDLRKAEVLKAAGVNQFFVSFHATDDDLSKRITGRTGAHAQTVRGLENLDKLGLTVITNTVMNSMNYAVLPEIGEFLLRFKNIIEMHFWGYVPMSLKGYELILPYALAAPYLNKTLKHLVNHHRGIRVRYFPVCLLDWPYKKFHQMQQPQCYGISRNFDARYQSCGFQKHPCCEGTDCAGLPEMYQGTMPGSWMPSVTPKDLG, from the coding sequence ATGAAAGATCATGAATATGCGATCTTTGTGATCGAGAATAAATGCAACAGCAAATGTAATATCTGTTGGATAGAAGGCGCTGACGGCGCGTTGGTCGATTTGCACGTCATTTCCTTGTCTTATTTTAGGAAATTCTTGGAGTCGATCCCGAAGGGCAGGCACTCGGGGGTTATTCTTTCCGGGGGCGAAGTCACGCTCAATGAGCAGTTGCCGGAATATGCTTCTTGCGCTAGGGATTATGGGTATCGCAATGTCATGATCCAGACTAACGCGAGGGCCTTGTCTGATCTTCGTAAGGCAGAAGTGTTGAAAGCCGCGGGCGTTAATCAATTTTTTGTTTCCTTCCACGCTACGGACGACGATCTTTCTAAAAGGATTACGGGAAGGACTGGAGCGCACGCTCAAACAGTCAGGGGTTTAGAAAATCTTGATAAATTAGGCCTGACCGTGATCACAAATACTGTTATGAATTCCATGAATTATGCGGTCCTGCCGGAAATCGGGGAGTTCCTTCTGAGATTCAAAAATATTATTGAGATGCATTTCTGGGGGTATGTGCCTATGAGCTTGAAGGGATATGAATTAATACTTCCTTATGCGTTGGCGGCCCCCTATCTTAATAAGACGTTAAAACACCTTGTAAATCACCACAGGGGAATACGTGTAAGATATTTCCCGGTGTGTCTTCTGGACTGGCCTTATAAAAAGTTTCATCAAATGCAGCAGCCGCAATGCTATGGGATAAGCAGGAATTTTGATGCAAGATATCAATCTTGCGGTTTTCAAAAGCATCCTTGTTGTGAGGGGACAGATTGCGCGGGATTGCCTGAAATGTATCAAGGCACAATGCCGGGAAGCTGGATGCCTTCCGTCACGCCTAAAGATCTGGGGTAA
- a CDS encoding radical SAM protein gives MDMDQDSFDKRNFLFFLNYTKTLSFEDALIGALTVPSSWDAVAEMVRTARQKDAFVRSIDKAQLYIHVPFCGRICTFCDCSKVLLRKRAEIDAYIKALAHQMMLLAPLHKGMDADTILFGGGTPSILDEAQITAILDEVDKAFPAKRRKILFEANPSSWTASKLAALSTRGLYRLSVGVQSLDEKVLKLVCRSQTRKKVLWCLKSAQKAGVPYVNFDLMAGLPGQTVSSFIDDLKTLIDGGATSAHIYPYCGSSPRKLCSLGETVPEFFKRRDDMLNAAFKILTAAGFRRKGYDAFSLKGEGGRNAYLNLDTAIAAFGPSARGQFPGAVFYHVDENSTVDFTRVDACAQDFGYVKSHYAVLAIFYGLDERAFFRRFGVSLDQHCGEGLQFLRQSGLVALSKGVWKYSGKWEIRRLHEFTSLARILFGEEFLSRLQIRFRNQYDPRQDYSKGNSLLRTYADPWLMNLYYQLGF, from the coding sequence ATGGATATGGACCAGGACAGTTTCGATAAGCGCAATTTCCTGTTTTTTCTTAACTATACTAAAACTTTGTCATTCGAAGATGCTTTGATCGGCGCTTTAACGGTTCCGTCATCGTGGGATGCCGTCGCAGAAATGGTGAGGACTGCGCGGCAAAAAGATGCTTTTGTGCGCTCCATTGACAAGGCCCAACTGTATATTCATGTCCCTTTTTGCGGGCGGATATGCACGTTTTGTGATTGTTCTAAGGTCCTGTTGCGGAAACGTGCGGAGATTGACGCCTATATCAAAGCCCTGGCACATCAGATGATGCTTCTTGCGCCTCTCCATAAGGGCATGGATGCTGATACCATTTTGTTTGGAGGAGGCACCCCGTCCATCCTTGATGAGGCGCAAATCACGGCTATTCTTGATGAGGTTGACAAGGCCTTTCCGGCCAAGCGCCGTAAGATTCTTTTCGAAGCCAATCCTTCTTCCTGGACAGCATCGAAGCTGGCGGCATTGTCAACCCGGGGACTTTACCGCCTAAGCGTAGGCGTACAATCGTTGGATGAGAAGGTTTTAAAACTGGTTTGTCGTTCTCAAACAAGGAAAAAAGTATTATGGTGTTTGAAGTCGGCCCAAAAAGCGGGGGTTCCTTATGTGAATTTTGATCTCATGGCGGGCCTCCCCGGACAGACTGTAAGCAGTTTTATTGACGATCTAAAGACTTTAATTGATGGAGGGGCTACCAGCGCGCATATTTACCCTTATTGCGGCTCATCACCGAGAAAATTGTGCAGCCTTGGAGAAACAGTTCCCGAATTTTTTAAAAGGCGAGATGACATGCTGAACGCTGCGTTCAAGATTCTGACCGCGGCAGGGTTTCGCCGCAAAGGGTATGACGCGTTTTCGTTAAAAGGAGAGGGGGGGAGAAATGCATATTTGAACCTTGATACGGCGATTGCGGCCTTCGGCCCTTCTGCCCGGGGGCAATTCCCGGGAGCTGTTTTTTATCACGTTGATGAAAATTCTACGGTAGATTTTACGCGGGTCGATGCCTGTGCGCAGGACTTTGGCTACGTAAAGTCCCATTATGCGGTGTTAGCGATCTTCTATGGCCTTGATGAGCGGGCTTTCTTCCGGCGTTTCGGCGTATCTCTTGATCAACATTGCGGGGAAGGTTTGCAGTTTCTCCGGCAATCCGGCCTGGTGGCCCTCTCCAAAGGGGTATGGAAATATTCCGGGAAATGGGAGATCCGCCGGCTTCACGAATTCACTTCTCTTGCAAGGATTTTGTTTGGAGAAGAATTTTTGTCGCGCCTGCAGATTCGTTTTCGCAATCAGTATGATCCGCGGCAGGATTATAGCAAGGGGAACTCATTGCTCAGGACCTACGCTGATCCTTGGTTGATGAATTTGTATTACCAATTGGGTTTTTAA
- the hxsB gene encoding His-Xaa-Ser system radical SAM maturase HxsB: MTPTAQFSILPFNSEKFNEKYLVTNVLGCWDALNDEEFRQLHSLRVSPGGALFNRLLERGLIVDADNIRRVLDDYRNLNANLFSDTSLHIAVLTKRCNLRCTYCHAEGGASSEDMSMETAARVLQYLFDVENKSVTLEFQGGEPLLNWPVVQLLTENARKFNTLGKNLSIVIVTNMLLLDDEKMRFLADHDVQVCTSLDGPADIHDKNRVTVGGRGSHAEVVEKIEHLAKKFGRRVSMLPTITRHSLAHPERIIDEYLRLGQGEIALRPVNKIGYACNCWDDVGYTAEEFNGFYDRAMAYIMKLNTSGTFLSERIARTILTKILFKKDPAYVNMMNPCGFGRTVMAYAPDGGCYPTDEARMLGDDIFRLGDINKENYDDMLNKENLLFLLSAGCSDLWNYRSVYSPWLGVDPVVNYALEKNVVLMGNSRLEQVLAHQFRTVFSYLLSDKKYAEIFQRWPQGVSYEKEEGKQDQP; encoded by the coding sequence ATGACTCCAACCGCTCAGTTTTCCATACTGCCGTTCAATTCCGAAAAGTTCAACGAAAAATACCTGGTGACCAACGTCCTTGGGTGTTGGGACGCTTTGAACGACGAAGAGTTCCGCCAGTTGCACAGCCTGCGCGTTTCGCCGGGAGGCGCTTTGTTTAACCGTTTGCTGGAACGGGGATTGATCGTCGATGCCGATAATATCCGCCGCGTTCTCGATGACTACCGGAACTTAAACGCCAACTTATTCTCAGATACATCTCTTCATATCGCTGTCCTGACCAAACGGTGCAATCTCCGCTGCACGTATTGCCACGCGGAGGGCGGGGCTTCTTCCGAAGACATGTCCATGGAAACGGCGGCCCGCGTCCTGCAGTATCTTTTTGACGTTGAGAACAAATCCGTGACCCTGGAGTTCCAGGGCGGGGAGCCTCTGCTCAATTGGCCGGTGGTCCAGCTTCTTACAGAGAACGCGCGCAAGTTCAACACCCTTGGCAAGAATCTCAGCATCGTCATCGTGACCAACATGTTGCTGCTGGATGACGAAAAAATGCGCTTTTTGGCCGACCACGACGTCCAGGTCTGCACGTCCCTGGACGGCCCGGCGGACATCCACGACAAGAACCGGGTGACGGTGGGCGGGCGGGGCTCGCACGCGGAAGTGGTGGAAAAGATTGAGCATCTTGCCAAGAAGTTCGGGCGCAGGGTCAGCATGCTGCCGACGATTACAAGGCATTCGCTGGCGCACCCGGAGCGGATCATCGATGAATACCTGCGATTGGGGCAGGGGGAAATCGCCTTGCGGCCGGTCAATAAGATCGGGTATGCTTGTAATTGCTGGGACGATGTCGGGTATACGGCGGAGGAGTTTAACGGGTTTTACGACCGGGCCATGGCGTATATCATGAAATTGAATACGTCCGGCACGTTTCTGAGCGAGCGTATCGCCAGGACCATCTTGACCAAGATTTTATTTAAAAAAGACCCTGCTTACGTCAACATGATGAACCCCTGCGGCTTCGGTCGCACCGTGATGGCTTACGCGCCGGACGGAGGGTGCTATCCGACGGACGAGGCGAGGATGTTGGGGGACGATATTTTCCGGCTGGGGGACATCAATAAGGAAAATTATGATGACATGCTCAATAAGGAGAACCTGCTGTTCCTCTTGAGCGCCGGTTGCTCCGACCTGTGGAATTACCGTTCTGTTTACAGCCCGTGGCTTGGGGTGGACCCGGTTGTCAATTACGCTTTGGAGAAAAACGTTGTTCTGATGGGGAACTCGAGGTTGGAACAAGTGCTTGCGCATCAGTTCCGGACGGTGTTTTCTTACCTGCTGAGTGATAAAAAATACGCGGAAATTTTTCAACGCTGGCCCCAAGGAGTGTCGTATGAAAAAGAAGAAGGCAAGCAAGATCAGCCATAA
- a CDS encoding radical SAM protein has protein sequence MSQVFYKFEFDETNFESESRRFLGFSAHLKENAIKARFLKRFPPCLLNHEHPEASSDKCIEISSDSFLVSNNLYYGDSFRDINKLFIRSPFISNVCRKCRCFKAALCRGLMNKQFVDDKNALINKIGEDNYRAGKNDYENCAVVAGSLCSKKCSFCFDRYIPHHILRIMPFLTPAEIFHFLHYIPDHLSYVGNSYHCRSGEIAESPYFEEVMPLIIFFSKQIFWVTNGRGISRTVAEQLRGKDIIVAISVITLDGQREKCFAQNQSPEGVIETINLLRENKIEYNVGLIPLKSLVDSGDIFDTIDGLLENDPACSIRIQVPSSCRFFEDMVKDEVSVDYPQFKSDLMGRYPDVDIWFIDDLYKGGRKEGDGPRLLRSDLEGLKANLKRMFADGRKYLVLCPERTYDDLCGLNGENVKVSKVVSLLGYTRPCTGVLRVDDYIDCIKREKGFFDSIVLPKASFDVNFDDFSLINVNILWGLVKERTRAVLLM, from the coding sequence ATGAGTCAAGTGTTTTATAAATTTGAGTTTGACGAAACAAATTTTGAGTCCGAATCCAGAAGATTTCTCGGGTTTTCAGCGCATCTTAAAGAAAACGCTATTAAAGCAAGATTTTTGAAGAGATTCCCGCCGTGTCTCCTGAATCATGAACACCCGGAGGCATCATCAGACAAATGTATTGAGATCAGCTCCGATTCTTTTCTGGTGAGCAATAATCTTTATTACGGCGATAGTTTTAGAGATATTAATAAGTTATTTATAAGATCGCCGTTTATTTCAAATGTTTGCCGCAAGTGCCGCTGTTTTAAGGCGGCATTGTGTCGGGGATTGATGAATAAACAATTTGTCGATGACAAAAACGCCTTGATCAATAAAATAGGCGAAGATAATTATCGCGCGGGAAAAAATGATTATGAGAACTGCGCCGTTGTGGCCGGCTCGCTTTGTTCCAAAAAATGTTCTTTCTGTTTTGATCGATATATCCCCCACCATATCTTGCGTATTATGCCGTTTCTGACCCCGGCTGAAATCTTCCATTTTCTCCATTATATTCCAGACCACCTTTCTTATGTCGGCAATTCTTATCATTGCCGGAGCGGTGAAATTGCGGAATCCCCGTACTTCGAGGAGGTCATGCCTCTTATTATTTTTTTTTCAAAGCAGATATTCTGGGTTACAAATGGCCGGGGAATCAGCCGGACGGTTGCCGAACAGCTCAGGGGGAAGGATATCATCGTCGCGATCTCTGTCATTACGTTAGATGGTCAGCGGGAAAAATGCTTCGCGCAAAACCAGAGCCCGGAGGGGGTTATCGAGACAATCAATTTATTGCGAGAAAATAAGATTGAATACAATGTCGGGCTCATCCCTTTAAAAAGCCTTGTTGATTCCGGAGACATTTTTGACACCATCGATGGATTGCTTGAAAACGATCCGGCCTGCTCCATCCGCATCCAGGTGCCGTCCTCTTGCCGGTTCTTTGAGGATATGGTGAAAGATGAGGTATCCGTTGATTATCCGCAATTTAAATCTGATTTAATGGGGCGTTATCCGGATGTGGATATCTGGTTTATCGATGATCTTTACAAGGGAGGGCGCAAGGAGGGTGATGGCCCCAGATTGTTAAGATCAGACTTAGAAGGACTTAAAGCGAACTTAAAGAGGATGTTTGCCGATGGGCGGAAATATCTTGTGTTATGTCCCGAGAGAACATACGATGATCTCTGCGGGTTAAATGGCGAAAATGTCAAGGTGTCAAAAGTCGTCTCATTATTAGGCTATACGAGACCTTGCACGGGAGTCCTCAGAGTTGACGACTATATTGATTGTATTAAAAGGGAAAAAGGCTTTTTTGATTCTATTGTTTTACCAAAGGCAAGTTTTGATGTTAATTTCGATGACTTTAGCCTTATCAATGTTAATATATTATGGGGCTTAGTGAAGGAGCGGACCAGGGCCGTCCTATTGATGTAG
- a CDS encoding radical SAM protein, whose product MENKRLLISLYDGCQYHCTFCMYGYVKEAHPLSDKDSMSPQRWYDVLSAAYARGFRELEIGGRGEPTLNPVFTKVVAMAHDLGYQVELLSNALNDKAIIEILPFIRQLTINLNAVDEHGMATIHQPSPGFSFDRCIGLVKNVMRSISARNLDVTLKTNYVISTQSLKDAFSFPQEVHRLLAAELGTRRLYVSYQHVHSYIKTTKYLGFDYGGLQKVLLLARLNSREQYLLERTNLVDFIKKTELLLKRLKPLSGKPGADIHGCSRHTQYSCEVHKYVMFIDGNGDCYGCYNPFRAVNGLPIGKDPFFFGNLLSKSFEEIFFERNGFNPVMDVSKPYWRPCLLCKATEAPVVA is encoded by the coding sequence ATGGAAAATAAACGATTATTGATCTCGCTTTATGACGGATGTCAATACCATTGTACATTCTGCATGTATGGCTATGTTAAAGAGGCCCACCCCCTGAGTGATAAGGATTCGATGAGCCCGCAGCGTTGGTATGATGTCCTCTCGGCCGCTTATGCGCGCGGATTCCGGGAATTGGAAATAGGAGGACGCGGGGAGCCGACCTTGAACCCGGTGTTCACCAAAGTGGTTGCCATGGCGCATGACCTGGGATATCAGGTCGAGTTGTTATCCAATGCGCTTAATGACAAGGCGATTATCGAGATCCTGCCCTTCATAAGGCAACTCACGATCAATTTAAACGCTGTTGATGAACATGGGATGGCCACGATCCATCAGCCCTCGCCCGGGTTCTCTTTTGACCGCTGTATCGGCCTGGTGAAGAATGTTATGCGGTCTATTTCTGCAAGGAATCTCGACGTCACACTTAAGACGAATTATGTCATATCAACGCAATCCTTGAAGGATGCCTTCTCTTTCCCTCAGGAGGTGCACCGTTTGCTTGCCGCTGAATTGGGCACGCGGAGGTTGTACGTCTCCTATCAACACGTGCACAGTTATATTAAGACCACGAAATACCTTGGGTTCGATTATGGAGGATTGCAAAAAGTCTTATTATTGGCGCGATTAAATAGCCGGGAACAATACTTGTTGGAGCGCACGAACCTGGTGGATTTTATCAAGAAAACAGAGTTGTTGCTCAAGAGGTTAAAACCGCTTTCCGGAAAGCCGGGCGCGGATATCCACGGTTGCTCCAGGCATACGCAATACTCTTGTGAGGTCCATAAATATGTGATGTTTATCGACGGTAATGGTGATTGTTATGGCTGCTATAATCCCTTCCGCGCGGTTAATGGATTACCTATCGGCAAAGATCCTTTTTTCTTCGGGAATTTGCTGTCGAAAAGTTTTGAAGAGATCTTTTTTGAGAGAAACGGATTCAACCCAGTCATGGATGTGTCGAAGCCGTATTGGCGGCCGTGTTTGTTGTGCAAGGCAACGGAGGCGCCAGTCGTAGCTTGA
- a CDS encoding radical SAM protein produces MERPPLPIEIVIEITGKCRQVCPYCTGPRTPHVPWSDIKKTLDEAAGLGIRTVRITGGEPLISPDFRKVLSYAKSKKFTVILNTAAEDMTPSLLKAVAMNVDAALVSLQGYDERTNAAYTRSRNPFLDKVKNIFLLKAYLPTLWLATVITPTLGRSFQKFLPLVQKINPDCWSLFRAISETDEVKHMDRAFYRTLTLNIMKARRENINVSIGNAIPLCLTGNLKTGQQAFIGGEFDDGHVRLVRSAKGFFKPSYFLETNLGDTIQAAWANPFLRELDRTDYLPKECQRCPVLNTCRSGCRAMALRAYGTALAPDPLFAPAIAKKALSTPYPKHPLPQTIPGGFPG; encoded by the coding sequence ATGGAACGGCCTCCTCTTCCGATAGAGATCGTCATAGAGATCACCGGCAAATGCCGACAGGTCTGCCCCTATTGCACCGGGCCGCGGACCCCGCATGTGCCCTGGAGCGACATCAAGAAAACTCTTGATGAGGCTGCGGGCCTTGGCATCCGCACCGTCCGCATCACCGGCGGGGAACCTCTCATTTCCCCGGACTTCCGCAAGGTCCTATCCTATGCCAAATCCAAGAAGTTCACGGTCATTCTGAACACCGCCGCTGAGGACATGACCCCCTCCCTGCTCAAAGCTGTGGCGATGAATGTCGACGCCGCGCTTGTTTCCCTGCAGGGATATGACGAACGGACCAACGCGGCGTACACGCGTTCACGCAATCCCTTCCTCGACAAAGTCAAGAATATCTTCCTGCTGAAGGCCTATCTCCCGACCCTGTGGCTGGCCACCGTCATCACCCCCACATTGGGCCGGTCTTTCCAGAAATTCCTGCCGCTTGTCCAGAAAATCAATCCGGACTGCTGGTCGCTGTTCCGGGCCATCAGCGAGACGGACGAGGTCAAACATATGGACCGCGCGTTCTACCGCACCCTCACGCTCAACATCATGAAGGCCCGCCGGGAGAATATCAATGTGTCCATCGGCAACGCCATCCCCCTGTGCCTCACAGGGAACCTCAAAACGGGCCAACAGGCGTTCATCGGCGGCGAGTTTGACGACGGCCATGTGCGCCTGGTCCGCAGCGCCAAGGGGTTCTTCAAGCCGAGTTATTTCCTGGAAACAAATCTTGGGGACACAATCCAGGCCGCCTGGGCCAATCCCTTCCTGCGGGAGCTCGACCGGACGGATTATTTGCCGAAGGAATGCCAACGCTGCCCCGTGCTGAACACCTGCCGCAGCGGGTGCCGGGCCATGGCCTTACGCGCCTACGGGACGGCCCTGGCTCCGGATCCTCTATTCGCTCCGGCTATCGCGAAAAAAGCCCTGTCAACGCCTTATCCAAAACATCCCCTCCCGCAAACCATTCCTGGGGGATTTCCGGGATAA